In Bradyrhizobium erythrophlei, a single genomic region encodes these proteins:
- a CDS encoding MFS transporter, with product MQSRRWAGVIVLMIVVSIAYVDRINVSLMITNADFLHTLGLEGDRVAQGRLVSLFLFGYGLSAWFLTPVFESRWSVRTSLMISVLLWTVFTAASALAAGATVFLLWRLLLGCAEGPLFSLKTMYVKEHFAPNEVGKPNAVSSLGVSIGLGAGYSVVNFLIVHFGWRDSFWALAVLNLAIGLPLIALFIRSLPTPTRPATRDGSSAFSLLLAALRTPHLFWILIVEICTLSYLWGASTWLPSYLKEARHFSLNEMSIFAGLPFFVGIIANVAGGSVVDLLPRSKAPVVFAIGGVTTALCVTMAILADNPYVAASALVLAGAGWGFQAPAIPSLVQHVARDGTVGSTYGLINGIGNLTSALMPMMMGAAMMSRTGDNLARGFWLLVGTQLLTAASGLVLMARLGKAAGETAQAAPLVERI from the coding sequence GTGCAGTCGAGACGGTGGGCCGGCGTGATCGTTCTCATGATCGTCGTGAGCATCGCTTACGTCGACCGCATCAACGTGTCGTTGATGATCACCAATGCGGATTTCCTCCACACGCTCGGGCTCGAGGGAGACCGCGTCGCGCAGGGACGGCTGGTTTCGCTGTTCCTGTTCGGATACGGCCTCTCGGCATGGTTTCTCACACCGGTGTTCGAATCCCGCTGGAGCGTTCGCACCAGCCTTATGATCAGCGTGCTGCTGTGGACGGTCTTCACGGCCGCCTCGGCGCTCGCCGCCGGCGCCACCGTCTTCCTGCTGTGGCGACTGCTGCTCGGCTGCGCCGAAGGTCCGCTGTTTTCGCTGAAAACCATGTACGTCAAGGAGCACTTCGCCCCGAACGAAGTCGGCAAGCCGAACGCCGTGAGTTCGCTCGGCGTCAGCATCGGCCTTGGCGCGGGCTACTCGGTCGTCAACTTCCTGATCGTGCATTTCGGTTGGCGCGATTCGTTCTGGGCGCTGGCGGTGCTCAACCTCGCCATCGGACTGCCGCTGATCGCACTGTTCATCCGATCGTTGCCCACGCCGACGCGCCCGGCCACCCGCGACGGGAGCTCGGCCTTCTCTCTGCTGCTGGCGGCGCTACGGACACCGCATTTGTTCTGGATCCTCATCGTCGAGATCTGCACGCTGAGCTATCTCTGGGGCGCGAGCACATGGCTGCCTTCCTATCTGAAGGAGGCACGGCATTTCTCGCTCAATGAAATGAGCATCTTCGCCGGCCTTCCTTTCTTCGTCGGCATCATCGCCAACGTCGCCGGCGGCTCGGTCGTCGATCTGCTGCCGCGATCGAAGGCGCCGGTCGTGTTCGCGATCGGCGGCGTGACCACCGCGCTTTGTGTGACCATGGCGATCCTCGCCGACAATCCGTATGTCGCGGCCTCCGCGCTCGTCCTCGCCGGCGCCGGTTGGGGTTTTCAGGCGCCTGCGATCCCGAGCCTTGTGCAGCACGTCGCCAGAGACGGCACCGTCGGCAGCACCTATGGCCTGATCAACGGCATCGGCAACCTCACCTCGGCGCTGATGCCGATGATGATGGGCGCGGCCATGATGTCCCGTACCGGCGATAACCTCGCGCGAGGCTTCTGGCTTCTCGTCGGCACCCAGCTTCTGACGGCCGCGTCCGGACTGGTCCTGATGGCAAGGCTCGGCAAGGCCGCAGGTGAAACCGCTCAAGCCGCTCCGCTAGTGGAGCGGATTTGA
- a CDS encoding SDR family oxidoreductase, whose translation MGGRFSGRRIVITGSGRGLGFSYADRLCREGASVIIAEIDPALGVEAETALKANGGDARFVQVDVSSERSVAEMARRAREGCDGIDGLIANAGWANNVGGKTYDELTIEAWDRMMAINVRGTWLTVRAIAPIMRDGGSIVTVSSDSIYWGAPRLLHYVTSKSAIIGMTRSLARELGERMIRVNCLLPGLTVGEATKDIPEQRWNDYAQKQVLKRKQMPDDLDGVAAFLMSDDSKFITGQALAVDGGFSMH comes from the coding sequence ATGGGCGGAAGATTCAGCGGACGGCGGATCGTCATCACCGGGTCAGGACGGGGCCTCGGTTTCTCCTATGCCGATCGGCTGTGCCGCGAGGGCGCAAGCGTCATCATCGCGGAGATCGACCCCGCTCTCGGCGTCGAAGCGGAGACGGCGTTGAAGGCGAACGGCGGCGATGCGCGCTTCGTCCAGGTCGACGTCTCCTCGGAAAGGTCGGTGGCCGAGATGGCGCGCCGGGCGCGCGAGGGCTGCGATGGGATCGACGGCCTGATCGCAAACGCCGGATGGGCCAACAATGTCGGCGGCAAGACCTACGACGAGCTTACCATCGAGGCCTGGGACCGGATGATGGCGATCAACGTCCGCGGCACCTGGCTGACGGTGCGCGCCATTGCGCCCATCATGCGCGACGGCGGCTCGATCGTGACCGTCTCGTCGGATTCCATTTACTGGGGCGCCCCTCGCCTGCTCCACTATGTCACCAGCAAGTCGGCCATCATCGGCATGACGCGGTCGCTGGCGCGCGAACTTGGCGAGCGAATGATCCGCGTCAATTGCCTGTTGCCCGGACTGACGGTCGGCGAAGCCACCAAGGACATTCCCGAACAACGCTGGAACGACTATGCGCAGAAGCAGGTGCTCAAGCGCAAGCAGATGCCGGACGATCTGGACGGCGTCGCCGCCTTCCTGATGTCCGACGATTCGAAGTTCATTACCGGACAGGCGCTCGCCGTCGACGGCGGATTTTCGATGCACTGA
- a CDS encoding VOC family protein, producing MKGSAIMAFNGIDAIVFGVADMAAARRFLDDWGVTQVSVADDRLVYRTRDGAEVIVRPHDAPDLPPPIESGNTVREVIWGAASEQELQKSLAVLRGVETFRTGSDGLPRVTDPNGLSLAFRVSRRTPITVKPTMPNAPGSHQRVNQRSPIHTQAHPINIGHVVVFAADFPAMRAFYTEKLGFVISDEYPGHGAFTRCQQVGDHHNLFILNRPGKAGINHVAFTVTDIHELIGGGIAMSKKGWKTEIGPGRHPISSAYFWYFENPLAAPLEYYADEDYCTADWNAATHERKPENFAEWAIAGGIDGKTRRQVVAIDQTGRGHA from the coding sequence ATGAAGGGGTCTGCGATCATGGCGTTCAATGGTATCGACGCAATTGTCTTCGGCGTGGCCGACATGGCCGCGGCACGGCGCTTTCTGGACGACTGGGGCGTGACGCAGGTCTCCGTCGCCGACGATCGCCTGGTCTATCGAACCCGTGACGGCGCGGAAGTGATCGTCCGCCCGCACGACGCGCCGGATCTGCCGCCTCCGATCGAAAGCGGCAACACCGTGCGCGAGGTGATCTGGGGCGCGGCGAGCGAGCAGGAGCTTCAGAAAAGCCTGGCCGTGCTTCGCGGCGTCGAAACTTTTAGGACCGGCTCCGACGGCCTGCCCCGCGTCACCGATCCGAATGGCCTGAGCCTCGCCTTCCGGGTCAGCCGCCGCACGCCGATCACCGTCAAGCCGACGATGCCGAACGCGCCCGGCTCGCACCAGCGCGTCAATCAGCGCTCGCCGATTCACACCCAGGCGCATCCGATCAACATCGGCCACGTCGTGGTGTTCGCGGCCGATTTTCCCGCCATGCGCGCCTTCTACACCGAGAAGCTTGGCTTCGTGATCAGCGACGAATATCCCGGCCACGGCGCCTTTACCCGCTGCCAGCAGGTCGGCGATCACCACAACCTGTTCATCCTCAACCGGCCTGGCAAAGCCGGCATCAATCACGTCGCCTTTACGGTGACAGATATTCACGAGCTCATCGGCGGCGGCATCGCGATGAGCAAGAAGGGCTGGAAGACCGAAATCGGCCCCGGCCGTCATCCGATCTCCTCGGCTTATTTCTGGTACTTCGAAAACCCGCTCGCCGCGCCGCTCGAATATTACGCCGACGAGGATTACTGCACGGCCGACTGGAATGCGGCCACGCACGAGCGCAAGCCGGAAAACTTCGCGGAATGGGCGATAGCAGGCGGCATCGACGGCAAGACCCGCCGTCAGGTCGTGGCGATCGATCAAACCGGCCGCGGTCACGCCTGA
- a CDS encoding cupin domain-containing protein, whose translation MDDTTRQQKHSWDRPEGASFEDWMKSRVARVADRPYDWNALKFQADFDPKYRRAQKRFIGTGATGVASDSNVIPSENFTLSNMIIPAGGEGPMHLHVDAEEVFFVLRGKIKVMVEKDGERWESILGERDCISVPPGVYRGEINVGEEDAIMMVMIGSPKPVTPTYPADHPLAKVKRS comes from the coding sequence ATGGATGACACCACCCGACAGCAGAAACATTCCTGGGATAGGCCCGAAGGCGCCAGTTTCGAGGACTGGATGAAGAGCCGCGTCGCGCGCGTCGCCGACCGTCCCTATGACTGGAACGCGCTGAAATTCCAGGCCGACTTCGACCCGAAGTACCGGCGCGCGCAAAAGCGCTTCATCGGCACCGGCGCCACCGGCGTTGCTTCGGATAGCAACGTGATCCCGTCGGAAAACTTTACGCTCTCGAACATGATCATCCCTGCCGGCGGCGAAGGCCCGATGCATCTCCACGTCGATGCCGAAGAAGTCTTCTTCGTGCTGCGCGGCAAGATCAAGGTGATGGTCGAAAAGGACGGCGAGCGCTGGGAATCGATCCTCGGCGAGCGCGATTGCATCTCGGTGCCGCCGGGCGTGTACCGCGGCGAGATCAATGTCGGCGAAGAGGATGCCATCATGATGGTGATGATCGGTTCTCCGAAGCCGGTCACGCCGACCTACCCCGCCGACCATCCGCTGGCGAAGGTCAAGCGCAGCTGA
- a CDS encoding IclR family transcriptional regulator, giving the protein MSDVAGKRLAGNAPASSMTALPDGIDERYLVPALIRGLDILATLSGDQQSLTLSEVAHTLGVTRSSAYRLLYTLSALGYVAYDSNTKSYRLGPQVLSLGFGYLASRDLVEVAMPHLIRLRDRTGWSAHLGELHGRDVVYLARVATRRSIASTVHVGTRLPARRTTMGRVLLSGLPETEIHQLYDDASLAADTPPTNLAELLKQLTDDRREGFVVQNATYEPGVASVAAPVRDMTDRIVAAINISAVALFTNDTELNGALKAEVVATAQAISQDLGRHAASAPASPRQSSASPL; this is encoded by the coding sequence ATGTCGGACGTGGCAGGCAAGCGCCTGGCAGGAAATGCGCCAGCGTCCAGCATGACGGCGCTGCCGGATGGTATCGACGAGCGCTATCTAGTGCCGGCATTGATCCGCGGGCTCGACATCCTCGCGACCCTGTCCGGGGATCAGCAGTCCCTTACCCTGTCCGAAGTCGCCCACACGCTCGGCGTCACCCGCTCATCGGCGTATCGGCTGCTCTACACGCTGAGCGCGCTCGGCTACGTCGCCTACGACAGCAACACCAAGAGCTATCGCCTCGGCCCGCAGGTTCTCAGCCTCGGCTTCGGCTATCTCGCCTCGCGCGACCTCGTCGAGGTGGCGATGCCGCACCTGATCCGCCTGCGTGACCGCACCGGATGGTCTGCGCATCTTGGCGAACTGCACGGGCGCGACGTCGTTTATCTCGCACGCGTGGCGACGCGACGCTCGATCGCCAGCACCGTCCACGTGGGCACCCGCCTGCCCGCGCGCCGCACCACCATGGGGCGCGTGCTCTTGTCGGGATTGCCGGAGACCGAGATCCATCAGCTCTATGACGATGCCTCGCTTGCCGCCGATACGCCGCCGACCAATCTCGCCGAACTCCTGAAACAACTCACTGACGACCGCCGCGAGGGCTTTGTCGTACAAAACGCGACCTACGAGCCGGGCGTTGCCAGCGTCGCCGCCCCGGTGCGCGACATGACCGACCGGATCGTCGCCGCCATCAATATTTCCGCCGTGGCTCTTTTCACCAACGACACCGAGCTCAACGGCGCACTGAAAGCGGAGGTGGTGGCGACCGCACAGGCCATCTCGCAGGATCTCGGCCGTCACGCGGCTTCAGCTCCCGCTTCACCGCGCCAATCGTCAGCTTCACCGCTATGA
- a CDS encoding alpha/beta fold hydrolase, with protein MTSVRELAEGVEVFRRRGEAQRCAFVLLHGVGSNARSFEPLVQALPPSIETIAWNAPGYGQSKPLAKDSPAPRDYAAALAAVMDRLGISRAVLVGHSLGSLFAASFAANYPERVSALALLSPALGYRVPAHEPLPPAVQQRIDELNTLGGQAFAAKRAARLVGDPAQKPHVLAAVERAMAAVHPQGYAQAVRALGAGDMLADLAAVSVPSLVAVGSKDLITPPDNAKAARDALRGKTTYHEIAGSGHALPQEEPAVVARLLAAFVGDNAHA; from the coding sequence GTGACATCCGTGCGTGAGCTTGCCGAGGGAGTTGAGGTCTTTCGCCGTCGCGGCGAAGCGCAACGCTGCGCGTTCGTGCTGCTCCATGGCGTCGGCAGCAACGCGCGCAGCTTCGAGCCCTTGGTGCAGGCGCTGCCGCCGTCGATCGAGACGATCGCCTGGAACGCGCCGGGTTACGGACAATCGAAGCCGCTTGCCAAGGATTCTCCGGCGCCGCGTGACTATGCCGCCGCGCTCGCCGCTGTCATGGACAGGCTCGGCATCTCGCGTGCCGTTCTCGTCGGCCATTCCCTGGGCTCGTTGTTTGCCGCCAGCTTTGCCGCCAACTATCCCGAACGGGTTTCCGCGCTCGCGCTACTGTCGCCTGCGCTCGGCTATCGTGTGCCGGCGCACGAGCCGTTGCCGCCAGCCGTGCAGCAGCGCATCGATGAACTCAATACGCTCGGTGGGCAAGCGTTCGCAGCGAAGCGCGCGGCGCGGCTGGTCGGCGATCCAGCGCAAAAGCCGCATGTCCTGGCCGCCGTCGAGCGCGCCATGGCGGCGGTGCATCCGCAAGGCTATGCGCAGGCCGTTCGCGCGCTCGGCGCGGGCGACATGCTCGCCGATCTCGCCGCGGTCTCAGTGCCGTCCCTTGTCGCGGTCGGCTCGAAGGACCTGATCACGCCGCCCGATAACGCGAAAGCCGCACGGGACGCCCTGCGCGGAAAGACGACGTATCACGAGATCGCCGGATCGGGCCACGCCTTGCCGCAGGAAGAACCCGCCGTGGTCGCGCGTTTGTTGGCCGCCTTTGTCGGAGACAATGCCCATGCCTAA
- a CDS encoding IclR family transcriptional regulator → MPKLPKSDAETEGDDLYASPPVQRAARLLRYIAEGDAVTNMSETARALGINRTTLVRLLHTLSAERFIEPRPGGNGWRIGVGLIGLAAQAFFSEDLVQTSVPVLTRLADALGLSAHLGVLDGLEIVYLVRRVPNYVFASNIRIGSRLPAHAANMGRIILANLPAAQVDRLYAGATLAPVTSHTAVTLVQLHAQLDADRAAGLAWSDGNYEADISSVAAAIFDATGAPVAAINVSGHATDFAGASRRSQIATSVGDAAAEISQRLGWRGHSETATDRTTPRRSLA, encoded by the coding sequence ATGCCTAAGCTACCAAAGAGCGATGCAGAGACCGAAGGCGACGATCTCTATGCGTCGCCGCCGGTGCAGCGCGCCGCGCGTCTGCTGCGCTACATCGCCGAAGGCGATGCGGTCACCAATATGTCGGAAACGGCGAGGGCGCTTGGCATCAACCGCACGACGCTTGTGCGCCTGCTCCATACCCTGAGCGCCGAGCGTTTCATCGAACCGCGTCCCGGCGGCAACGGCTGGCGCATCGGCGTTGGACTGATTGGTCTCGCCGCGCAAGCGTTCTTCTCCGAGGATCTGGTGCAGACGTCGGTTCCGGTCCTGACCCGGCTTGCCGATGCGCTCGGCCTGTCGGCGCATCTCGGCGTGCTCGATGGGCTTGAGATCGTCTATCTGGTGCGGCGCGTGCCGAATTATGTGTTTGCGAGCAATATCCGCATCGGCAGCCGGCTGCCGGCTCACGCAGCCAATATGGGCCGCATCATTCTCGCCAATCTGCCGGCGGCTCAGGTCGATCGTCTCTACGCAGGAGCAACCCTCGCACCGGTCACATCGCATACGGCGGTGACACTGGTGCAATTGCACGCCCAGCTCGACGCCGACCGCGCGGCGGGACTGGCCTGGAGCGATGGCAATTACGAAGCCGACATCAGCTCGGTCGCGGCGGCGATTTTCGATGCGACCGGCGCGCCGGTTGCCGCCATCAATGTCAGCGGTCATGCGACCGATTTCGCCGGCGCCAGCCGCCGGTCGCAGATCGCAACAAGTGTGGGGGATGCGGCGGCCGAAATTTCGCAGCGGCTCGGCTGGCGCGGCCATTCCGAGACGGCGACCGATCGCACAACGCCACGACGAAGCCTGGCGTGA
- a CDS encoding SDR family oxidoreductase, with protein MDLKLANRIAVVTGGSSGIGLATAQLLVEAGARVAICGRNEERLARARAKLEDIKSGCVLAKTCDVLDTEAVATFARNVAAWSGGRVDLLVNNAGQGRVSTFESTTDAQWREEFDLKFFSQILPIRAFKPLLDASDAPAIVGVNSLLALQPEAHMVCTSAARAGVQNLLKSLASEFAPRIRVNTILLGLVDSGQWQRRFEARADKTQSREDWFAGLAREKRIPLGRLGTPDEPARAIVFLGSPAASYITGASLEISGGVSRYI; from the coding sequence GTGGACCTGAAACTTGCCAACCGCATCGCAGTCGTCACCGGCGGAAGCTCGGGGATCGGTCTTGCGACCGCGCAGCTGCTCGTGGAAGCAGGCGCACGCGTCGCGATCTGCGGACGCAACGAGGAACGGCTCGCGCGCGCCAGGGCGAAACTCGAAGACATCAAGTCGGGGTGCGTGCTGGCGAAGACCTGCGACGTGCTCGACACTGAAGCGGTCGCCACATTTGCCCGCAACGTTGCAGCCTGGAGCGGCGGCCGCGTCGACCTGCTCGTCAACAATGCCGGGCAGGGGCGCGTGTCCACCTTCGAATCCACCACCGACGCACAGTGGCGCGAAGAATTCGATCTGAAGTTTTTCAGCCAGATCCTGCCGATCCGCGCCTTCAAGCCGCTACTCGATGCAAGTGACGCGCCGGCCATTGTGGGCGTCAATTCGCTGCTCGCGCTGCAGCCGGAAGCACACATGGTTTGCACATCGGCGGCGCGCGCCGGCGTACAGAATTTGCTGAAATCGCTGGCAAGCGAGTTTGCACCCCGGATCCGCGTCAACACCATTTTGCTCGGTCTCGTCGACTCCGGCCAATGGCAGCGGCGCTTCGAGGCGCGGGCCGACAAGACCCAGTCGCGTGAAGACTGGTTCGCCGGCCTCGCGCGCGAAAAGCGCATCCCGCTTGGACGCCTCGGCACACCGGACGAGCCGGCGCGCGCTATCGTTTTCCTCGGCTCGCCCGCCGCAAGCTACATCACTGGCGCCAGTCTCGAGATTTCGGGCGGCGTGTCCCGATACATCTAA
- a CDS encoding thiamine pyrophosphate-binding protein has protein sequence MNISLAKERIAPSDAASHEEAVGDAIARALADLGVTTVFGVISIHNMPILDAIGRHGRIRFVPARGEAGAMNMADAYARVSRSLGVCITSTGTAAGNAAGSQVEALTAGSPVLHITTQVDREFADRDRAAIHDVPRQPDMLKAISKAYLRIWEPAAAIGTLLSAVRQALTAPAGPVALEIPVDVQRLKVRRRELGKLTDVPRVMPEPSELDALAARVRQARRPLLWLGGGSRGAAAAALELVDRGFGAVTSTNGRAVVPEGHPRNLGAFNMTRDAEAIYARSDLMIVIGSRLRGNETKNNRMTLPPLIQVDADSLQAGRNYPVEQFICGDANLVLEGLLERLPKKLETDAAFLSEIAPARGQSEAALRDNLGPYAALADTLSQRVSGNGHPWVRDVTISNSTFGNRYVRLAAPHLGVHALGGGIGQGIAMGIGAAMAGVTAKTITLLGDGGSQLMLGELATAVEMEANMVFVLMNDQGYGVIRNIQDAQYGGRKVYSNILTPDFSLICKAVGLPHERVQRIEDIDAALDRAIAMPGPCLIQIDMVAIGPFRQSFAGPPAGAAGGRT, from the coding sequence ATGAACATCTCCCTCGCCAAAGAGCGTATCGCCCCCTCCGACGCCGCATCGCATGAAGAAGCGGTCGGCGATGCGATCGCCCGCGCGCTGGCCGATCTCGGCGTCACCACGGTGTTCGGCGTGATCTCGATCCACAACATGCCGATCCTCGATGCGATCGGGCGTCATGGGCGCATTCGTTTCGTGCCGGCCCGCGGCGAGGCGGGCGCCATGAACATGGCGGACGCCTATGCGCGCGTCTCGCGCTCGCTCGGCGTCTGCATCACCTCGACCGGAACAGCTGCGGGCAATGCGGCGGGATCCCAGGTCGAAGCGCTCACCGCGGGGTCTCCGGTGCTGCACATCACGACCCAGGTCGATCGCGAGTTCGCCGATCGCGACCGTGCCGCGATCCACGACGTGCCGAGGCAGCCCGATATGCTGAAGGCCATCAGCAAGGCGTACTTGCGCATTTGGGAGCCCGCGGCTGCGATCGGCACGCTGCTTTCGGCTGTGCGTCAGGCTTTGACGGCACCCGCGGGGCCGGTCGCGCTCGAGATTCCGGTCGATGTGCAACGGCTGAAGGTGCGCCGGCGCGAGCTTGGCAAGCTGACGGACGTCCCGCGCGTGATGCCGGAGCCGTCCGAGCTCGATGCGCTGGCGGCGCGCGTGCGGCAAGCACGACGTCCGCTGCTCTGGCTCGGCGGCGGATCGCGTGGCGCCGCGGCGGCAGCACTTGAGCTCGTCGATCGCGGCTTTGGCGCGGTGACGAGCACCAACGGACGCGCGGTCGTGCCGGAAGGTCATCCGCGCAATCTCGGCGCTTTCAACATGACCCGCGATGCGGAGGCGATCTATGCCCGATCCGATCTGATGATCGTGATCGGCTCGCGGCTGCGCGGCAACGAGACCAAGAACAATCGCATGACATTGCCGCCGCTGATTCAGGTCGATGCGGATTCGTTGCAAGCCGGGCGTAACTATCCAGTCGAGCAATTCATCTGCGGCGATGCAAATCTGGTGCTCGAAGGCCTGCTCGAGCGGCTGCCGAAGAAGCTAGAGACGGACGCAGCATTTCTTTCGGAGATTGCTCCGGCCCGCGGCCAGTCGGAGGCTGCGCTGCGTGACAATCTCGGTCCCTATGCCGCGCTCGCCGACACGCTGAGCCAGCGCGTCAGCGGCAACGGCCATCCCTGGGTGCGCGACGTCACGATCTCGAACAGCACGTTCGGCAATCGTTATGTTCGCCTTGCCGCGCCGCATCTCGGCGTCCACGCGCTCGGCGGCGGTATCGGTCAGGGCATCGCGATGGGCATTGGCGCGGCAATGGCCGGCGTTACCGCCAAGACCATCACGCTGCTCGGCGACGGTGGCTCGCAACTGATGCTGGGCGAGTTGGCCACGGCCGTCGAGATGGAAGCGAACATGGTTTTCGTGCTGATGAACGACCAGGGCTACGGCGTCATCCGCAACATCCAGGATGCGCAGTATGGCGGGCGCAAGGTTTACTCCAACATCCTGACGCCGGACTTCTCTCTCATCTGCAAGGCTGTCGGCCTTCCGCACGAACGGGTGCAGCGGATCGAGGACATCGACGCCGCGCTCGACCGCGCGATCGCCATGCCCGGACCCTGTTTGATCCAAATCGACATGGTTGCGATCGGGCCGTTCCGGCAAAGCTTCGCCGGTCCGCCGGCGGGCGCAGCGGGGGGGCGCACGTGA